Genomic segment of Bicyclus anynana chromosome 7, ilBicAnyn1.1, whole genome shotgun sequence:
aaaaatctgactgTAAAATTCATGAGaccaaatattttgtttttccagATATGGGGATATTTTTTGCGTGTGTGACAGCTCCCCCTGAATCTGTCAGCATTAGCGTAATCGCAGCTTTTGTGGCTATTTTTAGGTAGAGGAAAACAACACTGTCGAGGATTGTAAAAGTATTGCCTATAAAAACTTTTCCTGACTCGGGGATCATTAAggttaccaataaaaatacgcCATATTGTTTCTTCAGTATTTATTCACTTTGAAAATTATCCTCAAGAAGACGCGGCAGGTGCAGGTACCAACTCAACAGGTTTGGGTAAATGATCTCCTTCAACCTTATAGCCGTCGAGTCCAGCAGTGTACTTGGTGGTGTACGTTTTTCCATCGCCTCCGACGTAAGATACCTCGCCTTCGGTGATCAGAACTTGGCCGCCGTCTTCAGTGGGGATGAGGCGACCACGTTCCGATACTCGGGTACCTTCCGCTGTGACGTAATGGAGCGAGTACTGTCCGAGGTCGTCGTGGACTTCCTCATGTTCGAGAGCAGGCAGTTGTCTCAACGCAGCCAGTGCAGACTTGTCATCTTCCTGGATAGCTGCGCACAGGGACACCGCGACACAGGCGGACAACACG
This window contains:
- the LOC112054557 gene encoding flexible cuticle protein 12-like, producing the protein MKIFVVLSACVAVSLCAAIQEDDKSALAALRQLPALEHEEVHDDLGQYSLHYVTAEGTRVSERGRLIPTEDGGQVLITEGEVSYVGGDGKTYTTKYTAGLDGYKVEGDHLPKPVELVPAPAASS